One stretch of Streptomyces sp. NBC_01142 DNA includes these proteins:
- a CDS encoding glycosyltransferase family 39 protein, with protein MTPARDDHAYPPPAQPPGTDVLMTGPAPGSSGHGGPHEALRPAGHTEGHTAGHAAGDAAGDAAGGRTVRLWRGRQEDARWVRPAFLALLLATALLYLYNLSASGYANSFYSAAAQAGSESWKAFFFGSSDAANSITVDKPPAALWPMALSVRLFGLGSWQILLPEVLMGVATVGVLHAAVRRRFTPAAGLIAGAVLALTPVAALMFRFNNPDALLALLMTVTVYCVLRALDGARTTWLVWAGVAVGFAFLTKTLQAFLILPPLALVYAVCAPTPLRRRLGQLALSGLAMILAGGWWVAVVELWPAASRPYIGGSQTNSFLELTFGYNGLGRINGNETGSVGGGGGGGRGGGGGGGWGESGIDRMFSGNIGGQISWLLPAALLLLVAGLVLTWRAGRTDTARAAFLVWGGSLLMTAGIFSFMAGIFHEYYTVALAPYIAALVGMGGTVLWEERTKLLGSAALGGTVAVTAVWSYVLLGRSADYLPWLRWAVLIGGLAAAAGLLLASRVGRRLALGAAALGLAASLAGPLAYSLTTVGEGHAGSIVTAGPAVASGRGGPGGGPGGGGGDGGFAGRMQPPGQQGQNQQGQNQQGQNQQGQNQRGQNQRDGGMPAGGPGQPPTGSLMPGGDGLGERGAGGGGGGMGGLLNGASVGSAVKAELTQNAGAYTWVAAAIGSQNAASYQLATGKPVMAIGGFNGSDPSPTLAQFKQYVTDGKIHYFIAGGGRGGGPGGNSSSGITTWVEATFTKVTVDGATLYDLTGRK; from the coding sequence ATGACGCCTGCCCGCGACGACCACGCCTACCCGCCTCCGGCCCAGCCACCCGGCACGGATGTGCTGATGACCGGCCCGGCTCCGGGAAGCTCCGGGCACGGCGGACCCCATGAAGCCCTGCGCCCGGCAGGACACACGGAAGGACACACGGCAGGACACGCGGCAGGAGACGCGGCAGGAGACGCGGCCGGAGGACGGACCGTCCGGCTGTGGCGCGGGCGGCAGGAGGACGCCCGCTGGGTGCGCCCCGCCTTCCTCGCCCTCCTGCTGGCCACCGCACTGCTGTACCTCTACAACCTGAGCGCGTCCGGGTACGCCAACTCCTTCTACTCCGCCGCTGCCCAGGCAGGCAGCGAGAGCTGGAAGGCCTTCTTCTTCGGCTCGTCCGACGCCGCGAACTCCATCACCGTCGACAAGCCCCCGGCCGCGCTCTGGCCGATGGCGCTGTCAGTACGGCTCTTCGGGCTCGGCTCCTGGCAGATTCTGCTGCCCGAGGTGCTGATGGGCGTCGCGACGGTGGGCGTGCTCCACGCCGCCGTGCGCCGGCGCTTCACCCCCGCCGCCGGGCTGATCGCGGGCGCGGTGCTGGCGCTGACACCGGTCGCCGCGCTGATGTTCCGCTTCAACAATCCGGACGCGCTGCTCGCGCTGCTGATGACCGTCACCGTGTACTGCGTACTGCGCGCGCTGGACGGCGCGCGGACGACGTGGCTGGTGTGGGCGGGCGTCGCGGTGGGGTTCGCGTTCCTGACGAAGACGCTGCAGGCGTTCTTGATCCTGCCGCCGCTGGCGCTGGTGTACGCGGTGTGTGCGCCGACGCCCCTGCGGCGACGGCTCGGCCAACTCGCCCTGTCGGGGCTGGCAATGATTCTCGCGGGCGGTTGGTGGGTGGCCGTCGTCGAACTGTGGCCGGCCGCCTCGCGTCCGTACATCGGCGGCTCGCAGACCAACAGCTTCCTGGAGCTGACCTTCGGCTACAACGGCCTCGGCCGGATCAACGGCAACGAGACCGGGAGCGTGGGCGGCGGTGGCGGTGGAGGCCGTGGCGGTGGCGGTGGGGGCGGCTGGGGCGAGAGCGGCATCGACCGGATGTTCAGCGGGAACATCGGCGGCCAGATCTCCTGGCTGCTGCCCGCCGCGCTGCTGCTGCTCGTCGCGGGGCTCGTCCTCACCTGGCGAGCCGGGCGGACCGACACCGCGCGCGCGGCGTTCCTGGTCTGGGGCGGCTCGCTGCTGATGACCGCAGGGATCTTCAGCTTCATGGCCGGGATCTTCCACGAGTACTACACGGTGGCGCTGGCGCCGTACATCGCGGCGCTCGTCGGTATGGGCGGCACGGTGCTGTGGGAGGAGCGGACGAAGCTGCTCGGCTCGGCGGCGCTGGGCGGCACGGTCGCGGTGACGGCAGTCTGGTCGTACGTGCTGCTGGGCCGGAGTGCGGACTATCTGCCGTGGCTGCGCTGGGCGGTGCTGATCGGCGGCCTGGCGGCCGCGGCGGGGCTGCTGTTGGCGAGCCGGGTGGGGCGTCGACTGGCCCTCGGAGCGGCCGCGCTGGGGCTTGCGGCATCGCTGGCGGGGCCGCTCGCGTACTCGCTCACCACGGTGGGCGAGGGTCATGCGGGCTCGATCGTGACGGCGGGACCGGCGGTGGCGAGCGGCCGGGGCGGTCCCGGCGGCGGTCCCGGCGGCGGTGGCGGCGATGGCGGGTTCGCCGGCCGGATGCAGCCGCCCGGGCAGCAGGGTCAGAACCAGCAGGGGCAGAACCAGCAGGGGCAGAACCAGCAGGGGCAGAACCAGCGGGGTCAGAACCAGCGGGACGGCGGCATGCCGGCGGGCGGGCCGGGACAGCCCCCGACCGGCAGCCTGATGCCGGGCGGCGACGGCCTGGGCGAACGCGGCGCCGGAGGCGGCGGTGGCGGCATGGGCGGTCTCCTCAACGGCGCGAGCGTCGGCTCCGCCGTCAAGGCCGAGCTGACGCAGAACGCCGGTGCCTACACCTGGGTCGCGGCGGCCATCGGCTCCCAGAACGCCGCGAGCTACCAACTGGCCACCGGGAAGCCGGTCATGGCGATCGGCGGCTTCAACGGCAGTGACCCGTCCCCGACCCTGGCGCAGTTCAAGCAGTACGTGACCGACGGGAAGATCCACTACTTCATCGCCGGTGGCGGCCGGGGCGGCGGCCCCGGCGGCAACTCCAGCTCCGGGATCACCACCTGGGTCGAAGCCACCTTCACCAAGGTCACCGTGGACGGCGCAACTCTCTACGACCTGACCGGAAGGAAGTAA